The following are encoded in a window of Clostridium thermarum genomic DNA:
- a CDS encoding tetratricopeptide repeat-containing glycosyltransferase family 2 protein, protein MITISLCMIVKNEERVIARCLDSVKDIVDEIIIVDTGSRDRTKEICKKYTDKIFDFQWMDDFSAARNYSYSKAAKDYILWLDADDIILEEDRAKFKDLKANLDPSVDTVMMKYNVGFDEEGKVTLSYYRERLSKRANNYRWIEPVHEYLEKSGNIINSDICITHRKDGPSSSGRNLSIYEKNIARGMKLSPRGLFYYARELFYNGRYDEAIKYFEEFLDTGLGWAEDNISACHLLANCYDVRKERAKVFKSLIRSFEYDAPRAEICCQLGDYYFENGDYERAISWYKLATKLDKPSDSWGFISHDYYDFIPSIQLCVCYDRLGKTEEAIKYNNKAGEYKPNSPAVLHNKRYFDKILKEREDKNGAE, encoded by the coding sequence ATGATAACCATTAGTCTATGTATGATTGTTAAGAACGAAGAAAGGGTTATAGCAAGATGCCTGGACTCTGTAAAAGATATAGTTGACGAGATAATAATAGTTGATACGGGCTCAAGGGACAGGACAAAAGAGATATGTAAGAAATATACGGACAAGATATTTGACTTTCAGTGGATGGATGATTTCTCTGCAGCGAGAAACTATTCATATTCCAAGGCAGCTAAGGATTATATACTTTGGCTGGATGCGGATGACATCATCCTTGAAGAGGACCGGGCAAAGTTCAAGGACCTGAAGGCCAACTTAGACCCATCAGTGGACACAGTGATGATGAAGTATAATGTGGGTTTTGATGAAGAGGGAAAGGTAACTCTGTCCTACTATAGAGAGCGCCTATCAAAGCGGGCTAATAATTACAGATGGATAGAGCCTGTACATGAGTACCTAGAGAAGTCCGGCAACATCATAAATTCTGATATTTGCATAACCCATAGAAAAGATGGCCCTTCATCTTCCGGCAGAAACCTATCCATCTATGAAAAGAATATTGCCAGGGGAATGAAACTGAGCCCAAGAGGTCTTTTTTACTATGCCAGAGAGCTTTTTTACAACGGGAGGTATGATGAAGCCATTAAGTACTTTGAGGAATTTTTAGACACGGGCTTAGGATGGGCAGAAGACAATATATCAGCCTGTCACCTGCTAGCTAATTGCTATGATGTGAGAAAGGAGAGGGCCAAGGTATTTAAGTCCCTAATAAGAAGTTTTGAGTATGATGCTCCCAGGGCGGAAATATGCTGCCAGTTAGGAGACTATTATTTTGAGAACGGGGACTATGAAAGGGCAATATCCTGGTATAAGTTAGCCACAAAGCTGGATAAGCCCTCGGACAGTTGGGGCTTTATATCCCATGACTATTATGACTTTATACCCAGCATACAGCTTTGCGTCTGCTATGACAGGCTTGGCAAGACGGAAGAGGCCATTAAGTATAACAATAAGGCCGGGGAGTATAAGCCCAATAGTCCCGCAGTGCTTCACAACAAAAGATATTTTGATAAGATTCTGAAGGAAAGGGAGGACAAAAATGGAGCAGAATAA
- a CDS encoding carboxypeptidase-like regulatory domain-containing protein encodes MGARMVKYAAITRDEIAARMPDIYPSTPMKRIGGRVKDWNGKPAPDAVLRLYKGKFNPGLEFIRQVFTDNCGEFDFGLVRSDIDYTLKVWYKGAKVKKLILAKQEKCHDDYEDFEDCGCYHEDDEEE; translated from the coding sequence ATGGGAGCACGAATGGTGAAGTATGCAGCTATAACACGTGATGAAATAGCAGCCAGAATGCCTGATATATATCCTAGTACACCAATGAAGAGAATAGGCGGAAGAGTAAAGGATTGGAATGGAAAACCCGCACCTGATGCAGTCCTAAGACTATACAAAGGAAAATTTAATCCCGGGCTGGAGTTCATACGCCAGGTGTTTACCGATAACTGTGGAGAATTTGACTTCGGTTTAGTAAGGAGTGACATAGATTATACTTTAAAGGTATGGTATAAGGGGGCAAAGGTGAAGAAGCTTATTTTAGCTAAGCAGGAAAAATGCCATGACGATTATGAGGATTTTGAAGATTGTGGCTGTTACCATGAAGACGATGAGGAAGAATAG